A single window of Polyodon spathula isolate WHYD16114869_AA chromosome 2, ASM1765450v1, whole genome shotgun sequence DNA harbors:
- the tal2 gene encoding T-cell acute lymphocytic leukemia protein 2, which yields MTRKVFTNTRERWRQQNVNSAFAELRKLIPTHPPEKKLSKNEILRLAMKYINFLVQLLDSQSGKPASHSPGSLLHFLRGNVERLNSVKQWGLNSDTDIPSPSSSCGSSESW from the coding sequence ATGACCAGGAAGGTTTTCACAAACACCAGGGAGAGGTGGagacaacaaaatgtaaacagcgcCTTCGCTGAGTTGCGAAAACTCATTCCCACCCACCCTCCGGAGAAGAAACTGAGTAAAAATGAAATCCTGCGTCTGGCCATGAAATACATCAACTTCTTGGTGCAGCTGCTAGATAGCCAGAGCGGCAAGCCGGCATCACACTCACCCGGGTCCCTCCTTCACTTCCTGAGGGGCAATGTTGAGCGCCTGAACTCCGTGAAGCAATGGGGGCTCAACAGTGACACTGACATCCCATCCCCTAGCTCAAGCTGCGGCAGTTCTGAATCCTGGTAG